From the Lepisosteus oculatus isolate fLepOcu1 chromosome 1, fLepOcu1.hap2, whole genome shotgun sequence genome, one window contains:
- the LOC102695192 gene encoding neuropeptide Y receptor type 5: protein MKISKRASRMDLEYPNGSEVSKDNTSAFFNSDFPLWEDFNSSVDDVRYFLIGLYTFISILGLLGNILILTALTRKWKEKTIINFLVGNLAFSDILVVLFCAPFTLTCVLLDHWVFGDVMCHIVPFLQCVSVMVSTLVLMSIAIVRYHMISHPLSRHLSLNAGYILLGIIWTLALSICSPLPVFHKTVDLSETFHLESLKNKSLCIESWPSGGYRTAFTISLLFVQYILPLVCLTVSHASVCRRVSSSVPSHLQVQTEEKEMINLTLQQPNQKSCIPTQFTDSEKWKLVLAQKQRKRYNKKTSSVVPAMYSHENDSAEYLHPQSQHHPSTLLLSGVPVCFELKEEEATELHKMLTISKSISRMKKRSKSVFFKLTIVVLAFAISWMPLHIFHLVTDFSANHISSRHFKLIYCICHLLGMLSCCLNPVLYGFLNNGIKSDLLSLLKCFYIS from the coding sequence ATATCTAAGAGAGCATCCAGAATGGATCTGGAATATCCCAATGGAAGTGAAGTATCCAAAGATAATACCTCAGCTTTCTTTAATTCAGATTTCCCATTATGGGAAGATTTCAATAGCAGTGTAGATGATGTTCGATACTTCTTGATAGGGCTGTACACATTTATAAGTATCTTGGGTCTCCTGGGAAATATTCTTATATTAACTGCCTTGACTAGAAAATGGAAAGAGAAGACAATCATAAACTTTCTTGTTGGAAACCTTGCATTTTCAGACATTttggttgttttgttttgtgcgcCATTTACATTGACTTGTGTACTGCTGGATCACTGGGTTTTTGGAGATGTCATGTGCCACATTGTTCCATTCTTACAATGTGTTTCTGTTATGGTTTCAACCTTAGTACTGATGTCAATTGCTATAGTTCGATATCACATGATAAGCCATCCATTGTCCAGACATTTATCTCTGAATGCTGGATATATCCTTCTTGGAATAATTTGGACACTTGCTCTTTCCATCTGCTCCCCCTTGCCAGTGTTCCACAAGACAGTAGACCTGAgtgaaacatttcacttagaatCACTAAAAAACAAGTCACTGTGCATTGAGTCATGGCCTTCAGGTGGGTACAGAACAGCATTTACGATAAGCCtgctttttgtacagtatattttgccaCTAGTGTGTCTCACAGTTAGTCATGCCAGTGTATGCAGAAGAGTCAGTTCCAGTGTTCCAAGCCACCTGCAGGTGCAGacagaagaaaaggaaatgatAAATCTGACTTTACAGCAACCCAACCAGAAGAGCTGCATTCCCACCCAATTCACAGACTCAGAAAAGTGGAAATTAGTACTTGCACAAAAACAGCGAAAACGGTATAACAAAAAGACATCCAGTGTGGTTCCAGCCATGTATAGCCATGAAAATGATTCTGCTGAGTACTTGCATCCTCAAAGCCAACACCACCCTTCAACTTTGCTCTTATCCGGTGTACCAGTGTGTTTCGAGCTAAAAGAAGAGGAAGCTACAGAGCTACATAAAATGCTCACTATCTCAAAATCAATCTCTAGAATGAAAAAGAGATCCAAAAGCGTTTTCTTCAAGCTGACCATTGTGGTTCTAGCATTTGCTATTAGCTGGATGCCGCTACATATTTTCCATCTTGTTACAGACTTCAGCGCAAACCACATCTCCAGTCGACACTTTAAATTGATATATTGTATCTGTCATTTGCTGGGAATGCTGTCATGTTGCTTAAATCCGGTTTTATACGGGTTCTTAAATAACGGTATTAAATCTGATTTGCTATCTCTTCTCAAGTGCTTCTACATATCCTAA